A single genomic interval of Blastopirellula marina harbors:
- a CDS encoding glycosyltransferase family 2 protein, translated as MNKKLSIIVPCYNESKNLDRLVSAFRDAIGDRGDIELILVDNGSKDETPAVMDQLLARPENHFARSVCVEVNQGYGHGILFGLKAGHGEFLAWTHADMQTPPEDVIRALDRIEQMPNPQRSLVRGNRKGRPFFDQFFTSGMGWVASAALGGSYFDVNAQPKVFHHSLMNHLDDAPYDFTLDLYLLYVAEKLDLAIELVDVRFDLRTEGESKGGGTLAGKYRLCKRTFGQIWKLRKSLKAAPPKLTPTVASNNDSYEKRSAA; from the coding sequence TTGAACAAGAAACTTTCCATCATCGTTCCGTGCTACAACGAATCGAAGAACCTCGATCGCCTGGTTTCCGCTTTCCGCGATGCCATCGGCGACCGCGGGGATATCGAGTTGATTCTGGTCGATAACGGCTCGAAGGACGAAACGCCGGCCGTGATGGATCAGTTACTTGCTCGGCCGGAAAACCACTTCGCCCGTTCCGTGTGCGTAGAAGTGAACCAAGGCTACGGTCATGGGATTCTGTTCGGCTTGAAAGCTGGGCACGGCGAGTTCCTGGCTTGGACGCACGCCGACATGCAGACTCCTCCGGAAGACGTAATTCGCGCGCTCGATCGCATCGAACAGATGCCTAACCCGCAGCGTAGCCTCGTCCGCGGCAATCGTAAGGGACGTCCCTTCTTCGATCAGTTCTTTACCTCTGGAATGGGCTGGGTCGCTTCCGCGGCATTGGGTGGCTCGTACTTTGACGTGAACGCCCAACCGAAGGTCTTTCATCATTCGCTGATGAATCATCTGGACGATGCACCTTATGATTTCACTCTCGACCTTTATCTGTTGTACGTCGCCGAGAAGCTCGATCTGGCGATCGAGCTGGTCGATGTCCGTTTTGATCTGCGAACCGAAGGGGAATCTAAAGGTGGCGGCACGCTTGCCGGTAAGTATCGACTTTGTAAACGGACGTTCGGCCAGATCTGGAAACTGCGAAAATCCCTGAAAGCAGCTCCGCCCAAGCTGACACCAACGGTCGCATCCAACAACGATTCTTACGAGAAACGGTCTGCCGCTTAG
- a CDS encoding NTP transferase domain-containing protein gives MNIIVPMAGAGSRFSSAGYTLPKPLIPVNGLPMVVRAIRDLPAAERVVFLVHADHVANFQIDQVLKHHFPTCEIVIVPGLTDGQACTVRLAAEAFAEDTDVLVAACDNTHVYDSEVFHRDTSSGQWDGLVWTYRGDNRVLPKPTSYGWVGVESNGQQVTNISCKKPISEDLLNDHVVSGFFWFRSAFALFNAIDSLVASNQRINNEFYLDVVPNGMIAAGNRFGTFEVEKYIGWGTPEELRDYQRWEKYFVQQQQMQRKHAA, from the coding sequence ATGAACATCATCGTCCCGATGGCCGGAGCCGGATCTCGTTTCTCCAGCGCTGGCTACACTTTGCCGAAACCATTGATCCCAGTCAACGGACTACCGATGGTTGTGCGTGCGATCCGTGACCTGCCTGCGGCCGAACGCGTTGTCTTTTTAGTTCACGCTGATCACGTTGCTAACTTCCAAATCGATCAAGTTCTAAAGCATCACTTTCCGACTTGCGAGATCGTGATCGTTCCTGGTCTGACCGACGGGCAAGCGTGCACGGTTCGTCTCGCCGCTGAAGCCTTCGCCGAAGATACTGATGTCCTAGTCGCCGCATGCGACAATACGCACGTTTACGATTCCGAAGTCTTTCATCGCGATACCAGTTCGGGTCAGTGGGACGGTTTAGTCTGGACCTATCGTGGCGACAATCGAGTGCTGCCGAAGCCAACCAGCTACGGCTGGGTTGGAGTCGAGAGCAACGGACAGCAAGTCACCAACATCTCGTGTAAGAAGCCCATCTCTGAGGATCTGCTGAACGATCACGTTGTCAGCGGTTTCTTTTGGTTCCGCTCGGCGTTCGCTCTGTTCAACGCGATCGATTCTTTGGTAGCTTCCAACCAACGCATTAACAACGAGTTTTACCTCGACGTCGTCCCTAACGGTATGATCGCCGCTGGCAATCGCTTTGGTACGTTCGAGGTCGAGAAGTACATCGGCTGGGGAACCCCGGAAGAGTTGCGGGACTACCAGCGATGGGAGAAGTACTTTGTCCAACAGCAGCAAATGCAGCGAAAACACGCGGCCTGA
- a CDS encoding proton-conducting transporter membrane subunit gives MTVESVLYILGVVVVASPTILLSSLGLPLLMGLHLSEATQSKLTKGAVVAGFLASVCILGVMLVSGLRHVPIEFGNWVSLSQEHFHFHLKFVFDRLSVPFVILTFVLCGTVGAFASVYLHRDRGYRRFFLLYALFLLGMVVSSLAGTIETLFFGWELVGLSSALLVAYFHERPAPVRNGLRVWATYRIADAAFLIAALAMHHLTGAGDFDGLMGSGPWPYGEAAIGSTSALVVGLLLLLAAAGKSGMVPFSGWIPRAMEGPTPSSAVFYGALSVHLGVFLLLRVSPLLDVSIPLRIAVVMLGITSAVFGAIASRAQCDVKNALAFASLTQVGIITVEIGLGLRYVALIHMIGHACLRTLQLLRAPSVLKDYRMLENAVGMHLSGDTVDKSVSISPSRIWLYRFAMERGFLDALLNRWIAHPFTSLFRFCDSMEKRWTDLLSGGDSHGADRLAPYGDSLEDVE, from the coding sequence ATGACGGTCGAATCCGTTCTTTACATTTTAGGCGTTGTTGTCGTCGCCAGCCCGACAATCCTGTTGAGCTCACTTGGTCTTCCGCTTTTGATGGGACTCCATCTCAGCGAAGCGACTCAGTCGAAATTGACAAAAGGTGCTGTCGTTGCCGGGTTCCTAGCCTCCGTATGCATCCTTGGAGTAATGCTGGTCTCAGGCTTACGCCATGTTCCAATCGAATTTGGAAACTGGGTTTCTCTTTCGCAAGAGCACTTTCACTTTCATTTGAAATTCGTTTTCGATCGACTTTCTGTTCCATTTGTCATCCTTACATTTGTCCTTTGTGGGACAGTCGGGGCGTTCGCGTCGGTCTATTTGCATCGAGACCGCGGCTATAGGCGTTTTTTTCTGCTCTACGCATTGTTCCTCTTGGGCATGGTTGTTTCCTCGCTGGCGGGCACGATCGAGACCCTTTTTTTCGGCTGGGAATTGGTCGGGTTGTCGTCCGCGCTTCTTGTTGCCTATTTCCATGAACGTCCGGCGCCTGTTCGTAACGGACTTCGAGTATGGGCGACATATCGCATCGCGGATGCTGCTTTTCTAATCGCCGCCTTGGCCATGCATCACTTGACCGGCGCCGGCGACTTCGACGGCTTGATGGGATCTGGTCCCTGGCCGTACGGAGAGGCGGCGATTGGCTCCACATCCGCCCTGGTGGTTGGCCTTCTTCTTCTCTTGGCAGCAGCGGGAAAGTCAGGCATGGTGCCGTTTTCGGGGTGGATACCCCGTGCGATGGAAGGTCCTACTCCTTCGAGTGCCGTGTTCTATGGAGCACTGTCTGTTCATCTGGGTGTGTTTTTATTGCTGCGAGTAAGCCCTTTGCTCGATGTCTCGATCCCACTACGTATTGCCGTCGTAATGCTGGGAATCACGTCCGCCGTCTTTGGAGCCATCGCATCACGTGCACAGTGCGATGTGAAGAACGCTCTGGCTTTCGCCTCGCTGACCCAAGTGGGGATTATTACCGTCGAGATTGGATTGGGGCTACGATATGTAGCTCTCATTCATATGATTGGCCACGCTTGTTTGAGGACGCTGCAGCTATTGCGAGCACCTTCGGTATTGAAGGACTATCGGATGTTGGAAAATGCCGTAGGAATGCACTTAAGTGGCGATACGGTAGATAAGTCGGTCTCTATTTCTCCAAGTCGGATTTGGCTGTATCGATTCGCTATGGAGAGAGGCTTTCTCGACGCTTTGCTAAATCGCTGGATTGCCCATCCGTTTACAAGTCTCTTTCGTTTCTGCGATTCCATGGAGAAGCGTTGGACGGATCTCCTGTCTGGTGGTGACTCGCATGGGGCAGATCGCTTGGCGCCCTACGGAGATTCACTGGAGGACGTCGAGTAA
- a CDS encoding histidine phosphatase family protein, protein MSLLDTKKTNQARHETSLAHLPPLKREIITSLWETVDKHPWILSATITGSFLNANGLEGISDIDFIVIVDRLDNDRFTQLQTHFRAALEPVLRARDWNLRINPTLGPLKFNDPQTAVLHLMPYSRDGHVEHVIQSPFTCFDWQSSEYYRGASMASVYPTFALQPRHFVSARRSISDYLKDYRERVVSYRELICNDVGYEEKKCLKPMTTRDQHEFAYHIIRFLMKNIVKLLDRNNEDLTRTELEFRFFSYFPDEEDSIRELFAELAERKQKLQFDPPVADLDERIEAFVATFERQFRRVFQGEATRHIVFRHAETPLNSTTEGSVRFVGRSNPDILPLKSEQLTLLQAAINTLESPKHYSSPLARCQQSLAAATSADRVTLDDRLQEIDYGACEGQTVQAARNQHPALFQAWLRGEDPPFPGGESTSDVLSRATSVMQEIWQESGDDTVTCTHNVVLRCLVGQAMGIPADQWYRLRIPHLAPITFVQTREHGVFIDLSPEVERAIFQNFARAANAS, encoded by the coding sequence ATGTCTCTGCTTGATACCAAGAAGACGAACCAGGCCAGACATGAAACCAGTCTGGCACACCTTCCTCCCCTGAAACGTGAGATCATCACGTCGCTGTGGGAGACCGTCGACAAGCATCCTTGGATTCTTTCTGCCACCATAACTGGCAGCTTCCTGAATGCTAACGGCCTAGAAGGGATCAGCGATATCGACTTCATCGTGATTGTCGATCGCCTCGATAACGATCGCTTCACGCAACTGCAAACGCATTTTCGTGCCGCACTCGAACCTGTTTTGCGTGCTCGCGATTGGAACCTTCGAATCAATCCGACGTTGGGTCCGTTGAAATTCAACGATCCTCAAACGGCAGTGCTACACTTGATGCCGTACTCGCGGGACGGTCATGTCGAACACGTCATCCAAAGCCCGTTCACTTGTTTCGACTGGCAATCGTCGGAATACTATCGCGGGGCGAGCATGGCTTCGGTTTATCCGACCTTTGCCTTGCAGCCACGACATTTCGTCAGTGCCCGCCGAAGTATCTCCGACTACCTGAAAGACTATCGCGAACGGGTTGTCTCGTACCGCGAACTGATCTGCAACGACGTCGGCTATGAAGAAAAGAAGTGCCTGAAACCGATGACGACGCGCGACCAGCACGAGTTCGCGTATCATATCATCCGCTTTTTGATGAAGAACATCGTCAAACTGTTGGACCGAAATAACGAAGACCTGACGCGTACGGAACTCGAATTCCGTTTCTTCAGCTACTTTCCGGATGAGGAGGATTCGATTCGTGAACTCTTTGCTGAGTTGGCCGAACGAAAGCAAAAACTGCAATTCGATCCTCCGGTTGCGGACCTTGATGAACGTATCGAAGCGTTCGTAGCGACATTTGAACGGCAGTTTCGACGAGTCTTCCAAGGAGAGGCAACTCGGCACATCGTGTTTCGTCACGCCGAAACACCACTGAATTCGACCACTGAGGGAAGCGTTCGGTTCGTTGGCCGAAGTAATCCCGACATCCTACCACTCAAGTCTGAGCAACTAACTTTGCTTCAGGCGGCCATCAATACATTGGAATCGCCGAAGCACTACAGTTCGCCTCTGGCTCGATGTCAACAATCTTTGGCAGCCGCGACTTCGGCTGATCGGGTCACCCTCGACGATCGCCTCCAAGAGATCGACTATGGGGCCTGCGAAGGTCAAACCGTACAGGCCGCACGAAACCAACATCCTGCCCTATTCCAAGCCTGGCTGCGAGGTGAAGATCCGCCTTTCCCAGGCGGTGAGTCCACGTCCGACGTACTGTCGCGAGCAACCTCAGTCATGCAAGAGATTTGGCAAGAAAGCGGCGACGATACCGTAACCTGTACGCACAACGTTGTGCTACGTTGTCTGGTCGGGCAAGCCATGGGCATCCCGGCAGATCAATGGTATCGCCTACGGATTCCACACCTCGCCCCAATCACATTTGTGCAAACACGCGAGCATGGCGTGTTCATCGATCTATCACCAGAAGTCGAACGCGCGATCTTTCAAAACTTTGCCCGAGCAGCGAACGCGTCATGA
- a CDS encoding arylsulfatase, translating into MLQFLAVSTQILSKLDCHRTFSRHLLQRITTLALLFSAVFFTQFVLAAQLNAESNNRPNVVVILTDDQGYGEFSCNGNPIASTPNIDALAKEGVRLTDFHVSPMCTPTRGQLLSGLDAFRNGAINVSSGRTLLRPELKTMADVFRAAGYRTGHFGKWHLGDNYPFRPEDRGFDEAVWFPSSHINSVPDYWDNDYFEDTYVHNTKREKYAGYCTDVFFQEATKWIESGDDDRPFFAYIALNAAHWPWFVPDEYREPIRQAMQKNPEIVKDLRSQQRENLVSFLAMGANIDDNVGRFDQALERAGLKENTIVVFLTDNGSTMGPDYYNAGMRGKKTTLWEGGHRVPCFIRWPAGLSKPHEVDDLSHVQDLLPTLADLSGNAKHLPETLDGMSLKPVLLNENVSLPERMLVINYSRMPSFKVSYTKGNPAIPQKNGACVMWKDWRLLENRALYNVEDDPHQDNDVAADHPEVVQQLRAHLDAWWDEVKGDVLTPQRVILGSDSENPLLLSACEWLDVFVDQQVQIRRGVRKDGSWHVTVAEPGTYAFELRRWPKESGLKLAEDCPETKVTDGTYVKGRALPIYHARMRINDEVHDIDQPTKDLTAFEFETMLEKGPVEIQATLLDDTKKEICGVYYLYVHRVSP; encoded by the coding sequence ATGCTTCAATTCCTTGCCGTTTCGACGCAAATTCTTAGCAAGCTAGATTGCCACCGAACATTCTCGCGTCATCTACTACAGCGGATAACTACACTGGCATTGTTGTTCAGTGCAGTTTTCTTTACGCAATTTGTTCTTGCAGCACAACTTAATGCGGAATCGAACAACCGCCCAAACGTTGTGGTAATACTGACCGACGATCAAGGCTACGGCGAGTTCTCTTGCAATGGTAATCCGATCGCCAGCACGCCGAATATTGATGCTTTGGCCAAGGAGGGCGTTCGGCTAACTGACTTTCATGTATCGCCGATGTGCACGCCCACACGCGGGCAACTTTTATCGGGGCTTGATGCGTTTCGCAATGGTGCGATCAATGTAAGTAGTGGTCGCACGCTACTTCGTCCAGAACTCAAGACAATGGCCGATGTCTTCCGCGCCGCCGGCTATCGCACGGGTCACTTTGGCAAATGGCACTTGGGGGATAACTATCCGTTTCGGCCTGAGGATCGTGGATTCGATGAAGCCGTGTGGTTTCCTTCTTCGCATATTAACAGTGTCCCTGACTATTGGGATAACGACTACTTCGAGGATACTTACGTTCACAATACAAAGCGAGAGAAGTACGCCGGTTATTGCACTGACGTCTTCTTCCAGGAAGCTACCAAGTGGATTGAGAGCGGAGATGACGACCGACCATTCTTCGCTTACATCGCCTTGAACGCAGCGCATTGGCCTTGGTTTGTGCCGGATGAATATCGCGAACCGATTCGGCAAGCCATGCAAAAGAATCCAGAGATCGTGAAAGACCTGAGATCACAGCAGCGTGAGAACCTGGTGAGCTTTCTGGCAATGGGAGCGAACATCGACGACAACGTGGGCCGTTTCGATCAAGCCTTAGAACGCGCTGGGTTGAAAGAGAATACGATTGTGGTCTTTCTAACCGACAACGGCAGCACGATGGGGCCGGATTACTACAACGCCGGCATGCGTGGAAAGAAGACCACCTTATGGGAAGGGGGACATCGCGTTCCTTGTTTCATTCGTTGGCCCGCTGGACTTAGCAAGCCGCACGAGGTTGATGACTTGTCTCATGTCCAAGACTTACTGCCCACGCTGGCTGACTTGAGTGGGAATGCCAAGCATCTTCCAGAGACGCTCGACGGAATGAGTTTGAAGCCGGTTCTATTGAATGAGAATGTAAGCTTGCCTGAGCGAATGCTGGTGATCAATTACAGCCGGATGCCAAGTTTCAAAGTCAGTTACACGAAAGGCAACCCGGCGATTCCACAAAAGAACGGTGCCTGTGTGATGTGGAAAGACTGGCGACTGTTGGAGAACCGTGCCCTCTACAATGTTGAAGATGATCCGCATCAAGACAACGACGTTGCAGCCGATCATCCCGAAGTCGTCCAGCAACTGCGGGCGCATCTTGATGCTTGGTGGGATGAGGTCAAGGGGGACGTCCTCACACCGCAACGAGTAATCCTCGGTTCGGATTCAGAGAATCCGCTTTTGCTTTCCGCTTGCGAATGGCTCGATGTATTCGTCGATCAACAAGTGCAAATTCGGCGCGGCGTCCGCAAAGATGGCAGTTGGCACGTAACGGTGGCTGAGCCAGGAACCTACGCATTTGAACTACGACGTTGGCCCAAGGAAAGTGGCTTAAAGTTGGCGGAGGATTGTCCTGAGACGAAGGTGACCGATGGTACCTACGTGAAAGGTCGCGCTCTGCCGATTTACCATGCTCGGATGCGTATCAATGACGAGGTTCACGATATCGATCAGCCAACCAAGGATCTTACGGCCTTCGAGTTTGAAACAATGCTTGAAAAAGGTCCTGTGGAAATCCAGGCCACACTCCTGGACGATACGAAAAAAGAGATTTGCGGCGTTTACTATTTGTACGTCCATCGCGTCTCTCCCTAA
- a CDS encoding proton-conducting transporter membrane subunit, translated as MSEFHLPWLSLAMAMPLFGAIAVSVMRSRDRAWKVSVATCGVTLLFACGEWADFALLHSFQAHDRWDLFRLFNLNEKFVVDELSAPLLPLGALLYFATVLTTLRTKINRFSFALTLFSEAVLLATLACREPWIIILLLIVGVIPPWIELRKRRQSTRVYVFHMSLFVGLLVVGQCLVGPEASVTDPPVLAGCLLTAGALIRSGIFPLHCWMSDLFDKATFGTALLFVTPMAGAYAIIRLVFPIAPSWALQSIAILSLVTAVYAAGMALVQKESRRFFCYVFLSHSSLILVGLEMATPIGLTGALCVWLSVGISQLGFGLALRSVEARTGRLSLDGFHGLYEHTPFLANMFLLTGLASIGFPGTIGFIGTELLVEGAVDVYPMIGFAVVMATALNGIAVVKAYFHVFTGTRHVATASLVCRPSERVTILIMVVLIIGGGVYPQPGVISRYHAATSLIKLRGAESVTPHQEQNLGSEK; from the coding sequence ATGTCAGAATTTCACCTGCCATGGCTAAGCCTGGCCATGGCTATGCCGCTATTTGGCGCCATTGCCGTGTCCGTGATGAGGAGTCGAGATCGAGCGTGGAAGGTTAGCGTTGCAACTTGTGGCGTGACGTTATTGTTTGCCTGTGGAGAATGGGCAGATTTTGCGTTGCTCCATTCCTTTCAAGCACATGATCGCTGGGACCTTTTTCGGCTCTTCAATTTGAATGAGAAATTCGTCGTCGATGAATTGAGTGCTCCACTCCTTCCGCTTGGGGCGTTACTTTATTTCGCGACCGTGTTGACCACACTTCGTACGAAAATCAATCGATTTTCGTTCGCCCTGACTCTTTTTTCGGAAGCCGTCTTACTCGCCACACTAGCATGCCGTGAGCCATGGATCATTATTCTTTTGTTGATCGTGGGAGTCATTCCCCCGTGGATCGAACTGCGTAAACGTCGCCAATCAACTCGTGTGTACGTGTTTCATATGAGCTTGTTTGTGGGACTGTTGGTGGTAGGCCAATGTTTGGTGGGGCCAGAGGCATCGGTGACAGATCCGCCTGTTCTGGCTGGTTGCCTTCTGACAGCGGGTGCGCTGATTCGTAGCGGCATATTTCCTTTGCACTGCTGGATGTCTGATCTGTTTGATAAGGCAACGTTTGGGACGGCACTATTGTTTGTCACGCCGATGGCAGGTGCCTATGCCATTATACGGCTGGTCTTCCCGATTGCTCCTTCGTGGGCTTTGCAGAGTATTGCGATCTTATCCTTGGTAACCGCGGTCTATGCTGCCGGCATGGCTCTTGTTCAGAAGGAATCACGTCGTTTCTTTTGCTACGTCTTTCTAAGCCATTCTTCTCTGATTCTGGTTGGCCTGGAAATGGCTACGCCGATTGGCCTTACCGGAGCATTGTGCGTTTGGCTTTCTGTTGGAATATCCCAATTGGGGTTTGGCCTCGCGTTACGATCGGTCGAGGCGCGCACAGGGCGACTCTCGCTAGATGGATTCCATGGGCTATACGAACACACGCCGTTTCTCGCAAACATGTTCTTGCTGACGGGGTTGGCCTCCATCGGTTTCCCAGGCACGATCGGTTTCATCGGCACGGAACTGCTTGTAGAGGGAGCGGTTGATGTCTATCCAATGATTGGCTTCGCTGTTGTCATGGCGACAGCATTGAACGGCATTGCTGTCGTCAAAGCCTACTTTCACGTGTTCACTGGGACACGCCACGTAGCGACAGCATCGCTCGTGTGCCGACCTTCTGAACGCGTGACCATCTTGATTATGGTAGTATTGATCATTGGCGGCGGTGTCTATCCACAACCGGGAGTTATTTCGCGCTATCACGCCGCCACTTCCCTGATCAAGCTACGTGGTGCTGAGAGCGTCACGCCACATCAAGAGCAAAATCTTGGTAGCGAGAAATAA
- a CDS encoding GtrA family protein, producing MSNSSKCSENTRPEVSTQIVRFIVIGGSSVAIDGLCYALITSFSALSPDLAKGISYLCGMIFGFWGNKLWTFESKQRSLSEPLLYVLIYACTLGINIGINRLVLSLAGDEYRLLGFFLATGVTTVSNFVGMKFLAFRESHSPAANTPSVLPLEQAFDPASTERNAA from the coding sequence TTGTCCAACAGCAGCAAATGCAGCGAAAACACGCGGCCTGAGGTCTCGACACAGATCGTGCGTTTCATTGTGATAGGTGGCAGTTCGGTCGCCATCGATGGACTTTGCTACGCACTGATCACTTCGTTCTCGGCCCTTTCCCCAGATCTTGCCAAGGGAATCAGCTACCTTTGCGGCATGATCTTTGGTTTCTGGGGCAATAAGCTGTGGACATTCGAATCGAAACAACGCTCGCTTTCTGAGCCGTTGTTGTACGTGCTGATTTATGCCTGCACGCTGGGAATCAACATCGGAATCAATCGGCTTGTTTTATCGTTGGCCGGAGACGAGTACCGCTTGCTCGGCTTCTTTCTGGCAACTGGCGTCACGACCGTATCAAACTTTGTTGGCATGAAGTTTCTCGCGTTTCGCGAAAGTCACAGCCCCGCAGCAAACACCCCATCCGTGCTTCCGCTCGAACAAGCGTTCGACCCAGCAAGCACCGAACGGAATGCTGCCTAG
- a CDS encoding 2'-5' RNA ligase family protein translates to MPPVTDFISIDPSPSFSKIIDGYKAQVRELVGDQQYLAEPPHMTAYLACFADGKKAGEAASKLAAKLDAFEIDITGWHVFDADPMTQRRTLVVDFTPQSQAYLRTLQSQIAQALAGAYDTEATFARYASAFDKFSTVQQEAVRSVGFPFMGSDWHPHFTIASIDPAAWETVRDALWNNPPAGVSVCSSLTHYRVIDGESHPISTFDLKRVENVSA, encoded by the coding sequence ATGCCTCCGGTAACCGACTTCATCTCGATCGATCCGTCGCCGTCGTTTTCCAAGATTATCGACGGGTACAAAGCCCAGGTGCGCGAACTAGTCGGCGATCAGCAGTATCTCGCCGAGCCGCCTCACATGACCGCGTACCTGGCATGCTTTGCCGATGGTAAGAAGGCGGGCGAAGCTGCCTCGAAGTTGGCTGCCAAGCTTGATGCCTTCGAGATCGATATCACCGGTTGGCATGTATTCGACGCCGACCCTATGACTCAGCGTCGTACTTTGGTCGTCGACTTTACGCCTCAGTCTCAGGCGTACCTGCGAACTTTGCAGAGCCAAATCGCCCAAGCATTGGCAGGCGCGTACGATACCGAAGCCACCTTCGCCCGTTATGCCTCAGCTTTTGATAAGTTTAGCACAGTGCAACAGGAAGCCGTTCGCAGCGTTGGCTTCCCCTTCATGGGTAGCGATTGGCATCCACATTTTACGATCGCCTCGATCGATCCAGCTGCTTGGGAAACCGTTCGTGACGCACTGTGGAATAATCCACCCGCCGGCGTTTCGGTTTGTTCGTCGCTAACTCACTATCGCGTGATCGACGGCGAGTCTCATCCGATCTCAACGTTTGACTTGAAGCGAGTCGAGAATGTCTCTGCTTGA